One genomic window of Desulfovibrio subterraneus includes the following:
- a CDS encoding phosphatidylglycerophosphatase A family protein produces MNERTFSDELCLQASRLGPCGLSPKAPGTVGSAAAALTAPLFFLPLSFEWRVLILGLIFIFGSLIVTRAEKMLGKKDPGEIVIDELLGMWLTMLPFASLGWEWIIAAFALFRFFDIFKPYPIRDAEHWLPDGWGVMVDDAIAGLYAMMTLWGVRLVLL; encoded by the coding sequence ATGAATGAACGTACTTTTTCGGACGAACTCTGCCTGCAGGCCAGCAGGCTCGGTCCCTGCGGGCTTTCGCCCAAGGCTCCCGGCACTGTCGGCTCTGCCGCAGCCGCACTTACTGCCCCGTTGTTCTTTCTGCCGCTTTCTTTTGAATGGCGGGTGCTCATTCTCGGGCTTATCTTCATTTTCGGCAGCCTGATCGTTACCCGTGCTGAAAAAATGCTCGGTAAAAAAGACCCCGGCGAGATTGTCATAGACGAACTGCTCGGCATGTGGCTGACCATGCTGCCCTTCGCCAGCCTCGGCTGGGAGTGGATTATTGCGGCATTCGCCCTGTTCCGCTTCTTTGACATTTTCAAGCCCTATCCCATCCGCGATGCCGAACACTGGCTCCCCGACGGCTGGGGTGTCATGGTCGACGACGCCATTGCAGGCCTGTACGCCATGATGACCCTGTGGGGAGTGCGGCTCGTTCTTCTATAG
- a CDS encoding NAD(P)/FAD-dependent oxidoreductase, whose product MSAYRSPDRKRVVIAGGGFAGLWAARALSRSAAVDVLVLDRNNYHTFLPLLYQVAAAELEPEQISYPLRGVFRSLDNVDFRLCCVTGADFHARIVHTDGGDVPYDYLLLAMGSNTEFFGVPGADEHAFRLKSLEQAIGLRNHILTRFEMAAHEPDPDIQRRMLTFTVVGGGPTGVEYAGALAELIRNPIAKDFPDFNTGQARVVLLEAGSGLLAGYPEKLRQYTFRRLSRMGVDVRLESTVASVEPYQVLLKGASPVATETVVWSAGIRGNRTADAMKLPLGRGRRVTVLPSLQIAEHPHVFAAGDLALPSSGESPMIAPNATQQGALAAENILRHIRGEEVRPFKYRDKGAMATIGRSSAVVRIGTHTATGFVAWGLWLFVHLAYLIGFRNRLFVMVNWAWDYLFFERSVRLILPRIPWIERQRHSPASCVGDDENRSQGSGK is encoded by the coding sequence ATGAGTGCCTATCGTTCTCCCGACCGCAAACGGGTCGTCATAGCCGGAGGCGGATTCGCAGGATTGTGGGCAGCCCGTGCCCTTTCCCGCTCGGCTGCGGTGGACGTGCTGGTGCTGGACAGGAACAACTACCACACCTTTTTGCCGCTGCTGTATCAGGTGGCAGCGGCGGAGCTTGAACCGGAGCAGATTTCCTATCCGTTGCGAGGGGTGTTCCGTTCGCTGGACAATGTGGACTTTCGTCTCTGCTGCGTTACCGGAGCGGATTTTCATGCCCGCATCGTGCATACGGACGGGGGCGATGTTCCCTACGATTATCTGCTGCTCGCCATGGGCAGCAATACCGAGTTTTTCGGCGTGCCGGGGGCGGATGAACACGCCTTCCGGCTCAAGTCGCTGGAGCAGGCCATAGGGCTGCGCAACCACATTCTCACACGGTTCGAGATGGCGGCCCATGAGCCGGACCCGGATATCCAGCGGCGCATGCTTACGTTCACGGTTGTGGGCGGCGGCCCTACCGGTGTGGAATATGCCGGAGCGCTGGCAGAACTGATCCGCAACCCCATTGCCAAGGATTTTCCCGACTTCAATACCGGTCAGGCCCGCGTGGTGCTGCTTGAGGCAGGCAGCGGCCTGCTGGCGGGGTATCCTGAAAAGTTACGCCAATACACCTTCCGCCGACTGTCGCGTATGGGGGTGGATGTACGGCTTGAAAGCACGGTTGCCAGCGTGGAGCCGTATCAGGTGCTGCTCAAGGGGGCATCGCCTGTGGCAACGGAAACGGTGGTCTGGTCGGCTGGCATACGGGGCAACAGAACGGCAGACGCCATGAAGCTTCCGCTCGGGCGGGGCAGGCGTGTGACTGTGCTGCCATCGTTGCAAATTGCGGAGCATCCGCATGTGTTCGCAGCGGGAGACCTTGCGCTTCCGTCTTCCGGTGAATCACCCATGATAGCTCCCAATGCCACACAGCAGGGCGCATTGGCGGCGGAGAATATTCTGCGTCATATACGAGGGGAAGAAGTCCGGCCCTTCAAGTATCGCGACAAGGGAGCCATGGCGACCATCGGCAGATCCAGCGCGGTGGTGCGCATAGGTACGCACACGGCAACGGGCTTTGTGGCCTGGGGGCTGTGGCTGTTTGTCCATCTGGCCTACCTTATCGGGTTCCGCAACAGACTGTTCGTCATGGTCAACTGGGCATGGGACTATCTGTTCTTCGAGCGGTCCGTGCGGCTTATTCTTCCTCGTATTCCGTGGATTGAACGGCAAAGGCACTCTCCGGCTTCCTGTGTGGGAGATGATGAGAACAGGTCACAAGGCTCCGGCAAATGA